One region of Intestinimonas massiliensis (ex Afouda et al. 2020) genomic DNA includes:
- a CDS encoding M42 family peptidase — translation MDIRKTLDTLCSMAGPSGFERAVAEQAVELMRPYVDEAAVDRFGNAIGVRLCGRPGAKKLLLDAHLDEIGLMVTGIEEGFLRFRTIGGVDPRMLPDRELTVMTQPPILGVVACLPPHVLQAEDMKKSIPIDDLRVDVGMSQEQAEAAIPIGTPMVFRGGSFALDGDKLCGKSMDDRSCFVTLLRAAELLKDKPLDVDLYIMGSTREEVSGAGAKVGTYGINPDFCVAVDVTHGKTPDANLHRRSSIGGGPQIGIGPNMTRWMTQRMIEKAKANAIPYQPEVMEGHTGTNGWGMQVTREGVATSVVSLPLKYMHSPIEVLDIQDIEHVAALLAAFTENLGKEVGKLC, via the coding sequence TTGGACATTCGCAAGACACTGGATACTCTATGTTCCATGGCGGGCCCCTCCGGCTTTGAGCGGGCGGTGGCCGAGCAGGCCGTGGAGCTGATGCGTCCCTATGTGGATGAGGCGGCGGTAGACCGCTTCGGCAATGCCATCGGCGTGCGCCTGTGCGGCAGACCGGGCGCGAAGAAGCTGCTGCTGGACGCCCATCTGGACGAGATCGGCCTCATGGTCACCGGCATCGAGGAGGGCTTTCTCCGCTTCCGCACCATCGGCGGGGTAGACCCCAGGATGCTGCCCGACCGGGAGCTCACGGTAATGACGCAGCCCCCCATCCTGGGCGTTGTGGCCTGCCTGCCGCCCCATGTGCTCCAGGCGGAGGATATGAAAAAGTCCATCCCCATTGACGACCTGCGCGTCGATGTCGGCATGAGCCAGGAGCAGGCGGAGGCGGCCATCCCAATCGGCACCCCGATGGTCTTTCGCGGCGGCAGCTTCGCCTTGGACGGGGACAAGCTCTGCGGCAAGTCCATGGACGACCGCTCCTGCTTCGTCACCCTGCTACGGGCGGCCGAGCTGCTGAAGGACAAGCCTCTGGATGTGGACCTCTATATCATGGGCAGCACCCGGGAGGAGGTCAGTGGCGCGGGTGCCAAGGTGGGCACCTATGGCATCAACCCGGACTTCTGTGTAGCGGTGGACGTGACCCACGGCAAGACGCCGGACGCCAACCTCCACCGCCGCAGCTCCATTGGGGGTGGGCCGCAGATCGGCATCGGCCCCAATATGACCCGCTGGATGACTCAGCGCATGATCGAGAAGGCCAAGGCCAATGCCATCCCCTATCAGCCGGAGGTCATGGAGGGCCACACCGGCACCAACGGCTGGGGCATGCAGGTCACGCGGGAGGGGGTGGCCACCTCGGTGGTCTCCCTGCCCCTGAAGTATATGCACAGTCCCATCGAGGTGCTGGATATCCAAGACATCGAGCATGTGGCGGCCCTGCTGGCCGCCTTTACGGAAAATCTGGGCAAGGAGGTGGGGAAGCTGTGCTGA